One Pyrus communis chromosome 4, drPyrComm1.1, whole genome shotgun sequence genomic region harbors:
- the LOC137732191 gene encoding protein LPA3 isoform X3 encodes MPSSDIVTASKVPFAAPSLPNGKKHLPPKSYGNLVTRKMAAQTVSRNLKFVRNSASGDMETSSVGLDVSIPSDYSELIEQARNATALAVKDNKQLMEIEFPTSGLESVPGDGEGGIEMTESMQLIREFCNRLIVPEKARQTRIFFPEANEVKFARESIFEGASFKLDYLTKPSFFEDFGFVEKVKMTDRVKAEDELFLAAYPYFNVTEMLVVEELYREAVQNTLRKLIIFNGELDRIRSGYYPPFFYPKLAALSKSLFPFMETVYYIHNFKGRCGGTLFRSYPGPWKVFRKVRNGYVCLHQQEAMPSLKEVALDILPSA; translated from the exons ATGCCGTCGTCCGACATCGTAACTGCTTCTAAAGTTCCGTTTGCGGCCCCTTCTCTTCCCAATGGCAAG AAGCATTTGCCGCCAAAATCCTATGGGAATTTGGTCACCCGCAAAATGGCTGCGCAAACTGTCTCCAGAAACCTCAAATTCGTGAGGAATTCGGCTTCGGGGGATATGGAGACAAGTTCAGTTGGGCTTGATGTGTCAATTCCTAGCGACTATTCTGAGCTCATTGAACAA GCCCGAAATGCAACTGCATTGGCTGTGAAGGATAACAAGCAGTTGATG GAGATTGAGTTCCCTACTTCCGGACTTGAATCCGTACCAG GGGATGGTGAAGGGGGAATAGAAATGACAGAAAGTATGCAGTTAATTCGAGAATTTTGCAACCGTTTAATAGTTCCAGAGAAAGCCAGACAGACCAGAATA TTTTTTCCTGAGGCCAACGAAGTTAAATTTGCAAGAGAATCAATATTTGAGGGTGCTTCCTTTAAGTTGGACTATCTGACAAAGCCATCATTCTTTGAGGACTTTGGTTTTGTGGAGAAAGTGAAAATGACAGACCGTGTGAAGGCAGAAGATGAACTCTTCCTTGCTGCCTATCCATATTTTAATGTCACTG AAATGCTTGTGGTCGAAGAACTTTACAGAGAAGCTGTTCAGAACACTTTAAGGAAACTGATTATTTTCAATGGGGAGCTTGACCGTATAAGATCTGGAT ATTATCCGCCTTTCTTCTACCCAAAGCTCGCTGCACTTTCCAAGAGCCTATTTCCATTTATGGAGACTGTGTACTACATTCACAACTTTAAGGGACGCTGCGGAGGGACCCTTTTCAG GAGCTACCCAGGTCCATGGAAAGTCTTCAGAAAAGTAAGGAACGGATACGTCTGTTTGCATCAGCAGGAAGCAATGCCGTCGCTCAAGGAAGTTGCTTTAGATATTCTTCCATCGGCCTGA
- the LOC137732191 gene encoding protein LPA3 isoform X1 translates to MPSSDIVTASKVPFAAPSLPNGKKHLPPKSYGNLVTRKMAAQTVSRNLKFVRNSASGDMETSSVGLDVSIPSDYSELIEQARNATALAVKDNKQLMSLLLQEIEFPTSGLESVPGDGEGGIEMTESMQLIREFCNRLIVPEKARQTRIFFPEANEVKFARESIFEGASFKLDYLTKPSFFEDFGFVEKVKMTDRVKAEDELFLAAYPYFNVTEMLVVEELYREAVQNTLRKLIIFNGELDRIRSGYYPPFFYPKLAALSKSLFPFMETVYYIHNFKGRCGGTLFRSYPGPWKVFRKVRNGYVCLHQQEAMPSLKEVALDILPSA, encoded by the exons ATGCCGTCGTCCGACATCGTAACTGCTTCTAAAGTTCCGTTTGCGGCCCCTTCTCTTCCCAATGGCAAG AAGCATTTGCCGCCAAAATCCTATGGGAATTTGGTCACCCGCAAAATGGCTGCGCAAACTGTCTCCAGAAACCTCAAATTCGTGAGGAATTCGGCTTCGGGGGATATGGAGACAAGTTCAGTTGGGCTTGATGTGTCAATTCCTAGCGACTATTCTGAGCTCATTGAACAA GCCCGAAATGCAACTGCATTGGCTGTGAAGGATAACAAGCAGTTGATG TCTCTTCTCCTGCAGGAGATTGAGTTCCCTACTTCCGGACTTGAATCCGTACCAG GGGATGGTGAAGGGGGAATAGAAATGACAGAAAGTATGCAGTTAATTCGAGAATTTTGCAACCGTTTAATAGTTCCAGAGAAAGCCAGACAGACCAGAATA TTTTTTCCTGAGGCCAACGAAGTTAAATTTGCAAGAGAATCAATATTTGAGGGTGCTTCCTTTAAGTTGGACTATCTGACAAAGCCATCATTCTTTGAGGACTTTGGTTTTGTGGAGAAAGTGAAAATGACAGACCGTGTGAAGGCAGAAGATGAACTCTTCCTTGCTGCCTATCCATATTTTAATGTCACTG AAATGCTTGTGGTCGAAGAACTTTACAGAGAAGCTGTTCAGAACACTTTAAGGAAACTGATTATTTTCAATGGGGAGCTTGACCGTATAAGATCTGGAT ATTATCCGCCTTTCTTCTACCCAAAGCTCGCTGCACTTTCCAAGAGCCTATTTCCATTTATGGAGACTGTGTACTACATTCACAACTTTAAGGGACGCTGCGGAGGGACCCTTTTCAG GAGCTACCCAGGTCCATGGAAAGTCTTCAGAAAAGTAAGGAACGGATACGTCTGTTTGCATCAGCAGGAAGCAATGCCGTCGCTCAAGGAAGTTGCTTTAGATATTCTTCCATCGGCCTGA
- the LOC137732191 gene encoding protein LPA3 isoform X2, which produces MPSSDIVTASKVPFAAPSLPNGKHLPPKSYGNLVTRKMAAQTVSRNLKFVRNSASGDMETSSVGLDVSIPSDYSELIEQARNATALAVKDNKQLMSLLLQEIEFPTSGLESVPGDGEGGIEMTESMQLIREFCNRLIVPEKARQTRIFFPEANEVKFARESIFEGASFKLDYLTKPSFFEDFGFVEKVKMTDRVKAEDELFLAAYPYFNVTEMLVVEELYREAVQNTLRKLIIFNGELDRIRSGYYPPFFYPKLAALSKSLFPFMETVYYIHNFKGRCGGTLFRSYPGPWKVFRKVRNGYVCLHQQEAMPSLKEVALDILPSA; this is translated from the exons ATGCCGTCGTCCGACATCGTAACTGCTTCTAAAGTTCCGTTTGCGGCCCCTTCTCTTCCCAATGGCAAG CATTTGCCGCCAAAATCCTATGGGAATTTGGTCACCCGCAAAATGGCTGCGCAAACTGTCTCCAGAAACCTCAAATTCGTGAGGAATTCGGCTTCGGGGGATATGGAGACAAGTTCAGTTGGGCTTGATGTGTCAATTCCTAGCGACTATTCTGAGCTCATTGAACAA GCCCGAAATGCAACTGCATTGGCTGTGAAGGATAACAAGCAGTTGATG TCTCTTCTCCTGCAGGAGATTGAGTTCCCTACTTCCGGACTTGAATCCGTACCAG GGGATGGTGAAGGGGGAATAGAAATGACAGAAAGTATGCAGTTAATTCGAGAATTTTGCAACCGTTTAATAGTTCCAGAGAAAGCCAGACAGACCAGAATA TTTTTTCCTGAGGCCAACGAAGTTAAATTTGCAAGAGAATCAATATTTGAGGGTGCTTCCTTTAAGTTGGACTATCTGACAAAGCCATCATTCTTTGAGGACTTTGGTTTTGTGGAGAAAGTGAAAATGACAGACCGTGTGAAGGCAGAAGATGAACTCTTCCTTGCTGCCTATCCATATTTTAATGTCACTG AAATGCTTGTGGTCGAAGAACTTTACAGAGAAGCTGTTCAGAACACTTTAAGGAAACTGATTATTTTCAATGGGGAGCTTGACCGTATAAGATCTGGAT ATTATCCGCCTTTCTTCTACCCAAAGCTCGCTGCACTTTCCAAGAGCCTATTTCCATTTATGGAGACTGTGTACTACATTCACAACTTTAAGGGACGCTGCGGAGGGACCCTTTTCAG GAGCTACCCAGGTCCATGGAAAGTCTTCAGAAAAGTAAGGAACGGATACGTCTGTTTGCATCAGCAGGAAGCAATGCCGTCGCTCAAGGAAGTTGCTTTAGATATTCTTCCATCGGCCTGA